A genomic region of Miscanthus floridulus cultivar M001 chromosome 3, ASM1932011v1, whole genome shotgun sequence contains the following coding sequences:
- the LOC136544482 gene encoding cytochrome P450 93G2-like: protein TGDGLAIDVSRHLISMSNNTIMRMVASALPGHMTEAARDCAKHVAELVGAFNVEDYVGLCRRWDLQGLTRRTRVVRDKFDALLEIMITGKEENRRRQHGLGQTTTTTDNSSKDLLDILMDAAEDVNAEVKLTRENIKAFVLDIFTAGSDTTTTSVEWALALALNHSDCMEKMWCGKGFSTNVF, encoded by the coding sequence ACTGGTGATGGCCTGGCCATCGACGTCAGCCGCCACCTCATCAGCATGTCCAACAACACCATCATGCGCATGGTGGCCAGCGCGCTGCCGGGCCACATGACGGAGGCGGCCAGGGACTGCGCCAAGCACGTCGCCGAGCTCGTGGgggccttcaacgtcgaggaCTACGTGGGGCTCTGCCGGAGATGGGACCTGCAGGGGCTCACGCGGAGGACGCGCGTGGTGCGGGACAAGTTCGACGCGCTGCTGGAGATCATGATCACGGGCAAGGAGGAGAACCGGAGACGGCAGCATGGGCTCGGgcagaccaccaccaccaccgacaacAGCAGCAAGGACCTGCTGGACATCCTCATGGACGCGGCGGAGGACGTGAACGCCGAGGTGAAGCTAaccagggagaacatcaaggcgtTCGTGCTGGACATCTTCACGGCCGGCTCCGACACCACGACGACCAGCGTGGAGtgggcgctggcgctggcgctcaACCACTCGGACTGCATGGAGAAGATGTGGTGCGGgaaggggttttctacaaatgtgttttga
- the LOC136547058 gene encoding histone H3.3-like, producing the protein MARTKHWARKSTGGKAPRKQLVRAIFAAALKPAPVTGGVKKPRRYRPGTVALREIRKYQKGTELLIRKMPFQRLVREIAQLHHTSDLRFQSHAILALQEAAEAYLVALFEDTNLCAIHA; encoded by the exons ATGGCTCGTACGAAGCATTGGGCTCGTAAGTCGACCGGAGGAAAGGCACCAAGGAAGCAACTCGTTCGAGCGATCTTT GCTGCTGCTCTTAAGCCAGCGCCAGTAACAGGAGGAGTGAAGAAGCCTCGTCGTTACCGCCCTGGAACCGTAGCTCTTCG TGAAATTCGCAAGTATCAGAAGGGCACCGAGCTGCTCATCAGGAAGATGCCCTTCCAGAGGCTCGTCAGGGAGATCGCCCAGCTTCATCACACG AGTGACCTGCGTTTCCAGAGCCATGCGATCCTTGCTCTGCAGGAGGCGGCAGAGGCGTATCTCGTGGCTCTCTTCGAGGACACCAACCTGTGTGCCATCCATGCCTAG